Proteins from one Neodiprion fabricii isolate iyNeoFabr1 chromosome 5, iyNeoFabr1.1, whole genome shotgun sequence genomic window:
- the LOC124183988 gene encoding synaptic vesicle glycoprotein 2C yields the protein MVEGEPDSKHNRKSDVKDDRPNGCGSKDLELARLGTKGKTLDPEKGSFEKADFEKAIELTGYGKFHYFLLAVCGLVSTSEEMDVISMSYILPSAQCDLDLDTHRKGWMSSIIFIGMMVGAYAWGSVADALGRRKVLIVISIMNAVCIVASSFTQRYEYFLLFRFLNGAALGGSGPVIWSYFAEFQPKAKRGSMLSFMAAFWTLGNLFVAGLAWLIIPSGIGFDSLAFKYNSWRIFLLICAAPSFLVAGLLLLLPESPKYLLIRGREKEALEIFRGIYAINTGQSRTMYPVKKLIFDDSRHRSEKASTKPQSKCKMLFGDILGNTKQLFISPILRFTLISIIINFTFHIGYYGLMMWFPELFNRFDKYQTAHPNVTSIGICEVTDFVVNNKTQESNVTCTNEISAQVFQESLITVASAIPANILAVVGMDRLGRKFFLVFSTFSAGLCSTGLYFVTNKTHNLIVSAFFSGVISCGNAALDCLITEVFPTNLRATGVAISMVAARLGGIIGNIVIAQLLDTYCPAPTFIVAALLIGGGLMCLGLPNTTRQPLS from the exons ATGGTAGAAGGTGAACCCGACTCAAAGCACAATCGTA agaGTGATGTAAAGGACGATCGCCCAAACGGCTGTGGTTCAAAAGACCTAGAGCTCGCAC GTTTAGGGACAAAGGGCAAGACTCTCGATCCCGAGAAAGGATCCTTTGAAAAAGCTGATTTCGAAAAGGCTATCGAACTTACCG GATATGGCAAGTTCCACTACTTCCTGCTCGCAGTATGCGGGTTGGTCAGTACGAGCGAGGAGATGGATGTAATTTCCATGTCCTACATTTTGCCGAGTGCACAATGTGACCTGGATCTCGATACCCACAGGAAGGGATGGATGAGCTCCATCATATTCATAGGGATGATGGTCGGTGCCTACGCGTGGGGCTCAGTGGCAGACGCCCTGGGCCGCCGCAAGGTTCTGATCGTCATCTCCATCATGAACGCCGTCTGCATAGTCGCCTCCAGCTTCACCCAGAGATATGAATACTTCTTGTTGTTCAGATTTCTCAACGGTGCTGC CCTTGGAGGCAGTGGACCTGTGATCTGGTCCTACTTTGCTGAATTCCAGCCGAAGGCGAAAAGAGGTTCCATGTTGTCGTTTATGGCGGCATTTTGGACCCTTGGGAACCTCTTTGTTGCTG GACTGGCATGGCTCATTATCCCTTCCGGGATCGGTTTCGACAGCCTCGCATTCAAGTATAACTCATGGCGAATCTTCCTGCTGATCTGCGCTGCACCGTCCTTTTTAGTGGCAGGGCTTCTGCTGCTCCTGCCCGAATCCCCCAAGTATTTACTCATCCGTGGACGAGAGAAGGAGGCTCTGGAAATATTCCGTGGCATATACGCGATAAACACCGGTCAATCGCGAACAATGTACCCAGTGAAAAAGCTGATATTCGACGACTCGAGGCATCGGTCAGAAAAGGCGAGCACCAAGCCGCAGAGCAAATGCAAAATGCTCTTCGGTGACATATTGGGAAACACTAAACAGCTGTTCATTTCACCGATCCTCCGTTTCACTTTAATATCCATCATAATTAACTTCACCTTCCACATCGGGTACTACGGGCTCATGATGTGGTTCCCTGAACTGTTCAACCGTTTCGACAAGTACCAAACGGCCCACCCAAATGTCACCTCGATAGGCATCTGCGAGGTTACGGACTTCGTTGTCAATAATAAAACACAGGAATCAAACGTTACTTGTACGAACGAAATCTCTGCCCAAGTGTTCCAAGAGTCTCTCATTACCGTCGCATCTGCAATACCTGCTAATATCCTGGCTGTTGTTGGAATGGACCGTCTTGGTCGCAAGTTCTTCCTCG TCTTCAGTACCTTCTCCGCCGGTCTTTGTTCCACCGGATTATACTTCGTGACGAACAAAACACACAACTTGATCGTATCAGCGTTCTTCAGCGGTGTGATAAGCTGCGGTAACGCCGCCCTCGATTGTCTGATCACTGAGGTATTTCCCACAAACCTCCGCGCCACCGGCGTGGCAATTTCAATGGTGGCAGCCCGTCTGGGTGGGATAATCGGTAACATAGTCATTGCTCAGCTGCTGGACACGTATTGTCCAGCGCCCACCTTTATCGTCGCCGCACTTCTTATCG GAGGAGGTCTGATGTGCTTAGGTTTACCAAACACAACGCGCCAGCCGTTGTCCTGA